One part of the Phragmites australis chromosome 3, lpPhrAust1.1, whole genome shotgun sequence genome encodes these proteins:
- the LOC133912909 gene encoding sec-independent protein translocase protein TATA, chloroplastic-like, producing the protein MGIAVVAPVAAAYSSSLAPPPPPRRAPSRAHVAAAGMSSRASSFVAGAGGGLAVVSASVAARPRRAGAGGGGALGCKCLFGLGVPELVVIAGVAALLFGPKQLPEVGRNIGKTVKSFQQAAKEFETELKKEPGEGGDQPPPATPTAVSDGEEKKGLEASSSKEST; encoded by the exons atgggGATAGCCGTGGTGGCTCCCGTCGCAGCGGCCTACTCCTCCtccctcgcgccgccgccgccgccgcggagggCGCCGAGCCGGGCCCACGTCGCGGCGGCCGGGATGTCCTCGAGGGCGTCCTCGTTCGTCGCGGGCGCTGGCGGGGGCCTCGCGGTGGTCTCCGCGTCCGTGGCTGCGCGGCCGAGGCGGGCCGGAgcggggggaggcggcgcgctCGGGTGCAAGTGCCTGTTCGGTTTGGGGGTTCCCGAGCTGGTGGTCATCGCCGGCGTCGCCGCGCTGTTGTTCGGGCCTAAGCAGCTCCCCGAGGTCGGCCGCAACATCGGCAAGACCGTCAAGAGCTTCCAGCAG GCAGCTAAGGAGTTTGAAACCGAACTGAAAAAAGAGCCTGGGGAGGGTGGAGACCAGCCTCCACCCGCGACTCCCACGGCGGTAAGCGACGGGGAAGAGAAAAAGGGGCTTGAGGCATCAAGTAGCAAGGAGAGCACGTGA